The Lysobacterales bacterium region CGCCGGGCACTCGCGACGGGGTCGGCACGGTGCTGGGCGGCAGCAACGCCAACGCCGATTACCGCAACAGCGGCGGCTACGTGCTGACGGGCCCTGAGTACCTGACCATCTTCAGCGGCCAGACCGGCGCAGCGCTGAGCACGGTGGACTACGTGCCCGCGCGCGGCACCGTCAGCAGTTGGGGCGACAGCTACGGCAACCGCGTCGATCGCTTCCTCGCCGGTGTGGCCTATCTGGACGGTGCCCGCCCCAGTCTGATCATGGCCCGCGGCTACTACACCCGCGCGGTCGTTGCCGCCTGGGATTGGCGCGGCGGCAGCCTCAGCCGTCGCTGGACCTTCGACAGCAATGCCAGCGGCAATGGCGCTGCGGCCGGCCAGGGCGCGCACAGCCTGAGCATTGCCGATGTCGACCAGGACGGTCGCGATGAGATCGTCTACGGCTCGGCCACGCTCAACGACAACGGCAGCCTGATGTATTCGACCCGGTTGGGCCACGGCGATGCGCTGCATGTCGGCGACTTCCAGCCGGGCCGACCGGGCCTTGAAGTGTTCATGATCCACGAGTCGCCAGCGAGCTACGGCAACAACGGCGTGCAGATGCACGACGCCCGCACGGGCCAGATCCTGTGGGGCTTCCAGGGCGGTGGCGACATTGGCCGCGGGGTGATCATGGACATCGACCCGCGCCATCCTGGCGCCGAGAGCTGGGCCAGCGTGGGCGGCATCAACTCGCCGACCGGGCTGGCCATCAGCGCGACCAAGCCGGCCTCCACCAACTTCGCGGTGTGGTGGGACGGCGACCTGCTGCGGGAGCAGCTCAACAACACCATGATCGACAAGTGGGACCACAGCAGCAGCCGCAGCGCGCGACTGCTCAGTGCGCACGACAGCGGGGCGGCGTCGAACAACAGCACCAAGGCCACACCGGGGCTGTCGGCGGACCTGCTCGGCGACTGGCGCGAAGAGGTGATCTGGCGGCACTCGAACAACACCCAGCTGCTGGTGTTCTCGACCACCGCACCCACCGGCCACCGCCTGCGCACCCTGATGCATGACCTGCAGTACCGCGTGGCCATCGCCTGGCAGAACGTGGGCTACAACCAGCCGCCGCACCCGAGCTTCTTCCTCGGCGACGGGATGACGCCGCCGCCCGCGCCGGCCCTGAGTTTCGTCGGTGCGAATCCGAACGCGGGCCCGGGGTCGGGATCGAGCAGCAGCGCGTCCAGCAGCAGCGCCAGCAGCAGTTCGTCGAGCAGCCTGTCCTCCAGCAGCAGCTCGTCAAGCAGCAACTCGTCGAGCAGCAACTCGTCGAGCAGCAGCTCTTCCTCCAGCAGCTCTTCCAGCAGCTCTTCCAGCAGCAGCTCCTCTAGCAGCTCGGCGCCGGCGGCAAGCTGCAGCTATGTGATCACCAACAACTGGGGGGCCGGGTTCACCGGCGCGATCCGCATCACCAATCGCAGCACGCGCGCCATTTCCGGCTGGTCGGTGAGCTGGACCTATGCGGGCACCACCCGTCTGAGCGGGGCTTGGAACGCCAACCTCAGCGGCAGCAACCCCTACTCGGCCTCGAACCTGAGCTGGAACGCCAGCATTCAGCCGGGTCAGACGGTGGAGTTCGGCTTCCAGGGCACGCACGGCGCAGCCGAGATTCCCGTGGTGCGCGGCAGCGTGTGCGGCTGACGGGCGAAGAGCAGCCCGGCCCGCGAGGCCGGGCTGCAGCGGGTGGGAGCCGCGACGCAATCGCCTGGGCGCGTCGCCTGTCGTGAAGCGGTAGTGGCCTGCGCCGTACTGCCGACGCCAGAAACGCCCAGGAAGGCCCTCTTTCGACGGACGAGCGGAAGGCGAAAAAGAAGAAGGCCGCGCAAGCGCGGCCTTCGGGTTCAACCGGACGACGCGGCGAGCTCAGCCGCGCGTCTCGCCCATGAAGGGAATCAGCTGCTTCCACTTGGCCTGCTCACGCGGCCAGCCGCCTTCGAAATACGCGTGGTTCGGGTGGTTCAGCTCCAGCACGCGGCGGGCATCGGCTTCCAGCGTGGTCTGTCCCAGCTGGCGGTAGCTCTCGGCCAGCACGGCCACGGCATCGCCGCTGAACTCCGACTGCGGGTAGTTCTCCAGGATGAACTGCGCGCGGTTGATGGCACCCACGTAGGCGCGGCGCTTCAGGTAGTAGGTGGCGACGTTGATCTCGTAGCGGGCCAGCTGGTTGCGCAGGAAGATCATGCGCTGGCGGGCGTCGGCGGCGTAGCGGCCATTGGGATAGCGCTGGATCAGCTCGGCGAAATCGTTGAACGCCTGGCGCGGCGCGCCCTGGTCGCGGCGGGTCATGTCGAGGCCGCCGATGCGCGAGAACACGCTGCGCTCGCGGTCGAAGTTGATCAGACCGCGCAGGTAGTAGGCGTACTCGATGTGCGGGTGCGTCGGGTACGTGCGGATGAAGCGGCCCACCGCCGAGGTGGCCTCTTCCGACTGGCTGTTGCGGTAGTACACGTAAGCGAGCTCGATCTGCGACTGCTCGGTGTAGGGACCGAAGGGGAAGCGTGCGATCAGGCGCTTGTAGTAGCGCTCGGCCTTGGGCAGGTTGCCGCGCTCCAGCGCGGACTTCGCCTCGGCATACAGGCCCTCGACCGGCAGCGTCTCCAGCGGGTCGTCCTTGCCGAATCGGCCACAGGCCGAAAGCATCAGGGCGAGCAGGCTGAGCAGCAGCAGGCGGGGCAGTCCGGCGGTCAGGGTCATGCGGAACGCGTTCCTGTTCGGGGCGAAGGCGAGTCGGGCATCATAGCAGCCCGCTTCCGGCGCGGCCCGGGCTCTGGCCTGACCGCGTATCGGGCGCCCACTAAAGCGCGCAATCGATGAATCCCTCTGGAACACCCGCTGACGACGCCTCGATCGAAGTCCGCGAACTCACCCTGGCGGTCGGCTCGGCAGGCCTGCGCTTCGACCAGGCCCTGGCCGAGGCCCTGCCCGAGTTCTCGCGCTCGCGTCTCGCAGCCTGGATCAAGGCCGGCGACGCCCTGATCGAAGGCCGCACGGCGAAACCCAAAGAGCCGGTCAACGGCGGCGAGCGGGTGCGACTCACCGTGCGGCTGGAGACGGTCGAACACGCCGCCCCGCAGGACATCGCGCTCGACATCCTCTATCAGGACGCCGACCTGCTGGTGGTCAACAAGCCCGCGGGCCTGGTGGTGCACCCCGGCGCGGGCAACCCGGCCGGCACCCTGGTCAATGCCCTGCTGCATTTCGATGAGCGCCTGAGCGCGCTGCCGCGCGCCGGCATCATCCATCGGCTCGACAAGGAAACCAGCGGCGCGCTGGTCATCGCGCGTACGCCCCAGGCGCACGCAGGCCTGGTTGAGCAGCTGGCCGCGCGCGAGGTGCATCGGCAGTACGAGTGCGTGGTCTACGGTGTGCTGGTGGCGGGCGGCACCGTCGATGCGCCGCTCGACCGTCACCCGGTCGATCGCCTGCGTCGCGCCGTGGTCGAGGACGGCAAGCCCGCGATCACCCACTACCGCGTGCGCCAGCGCTTTCGCGCGCACACCCACCTGCAGGTGAACCTGGAAACCGGCCGCACGCATCAGATCCGCGTGCACATGGCGCATCTTCGCCATCCGCTGCTGGGCGATCCGCTGTACGGCGGTGGCCTGAAGCTGCCAAAGGCCGCCGCGCCCGAATTCGTCGAGGCTCTTCGCGCCTTCAAGCGCCAGGCCCTGCACGCCGAGCGCATCGCGTTTGCGCATCCGCGCAGCGGCGAGACCGTCGACGTGGAAGCGCCGCGGCCGACCGATCTGCAGGCCCTGCTCGATGCGCTGGCGGTCGATCTGGCCGAAGCTTCGCTCAAGCGCTGAGGCGGCCGTGATCGATCCGCGCATCCGTCAGCCCCTCGAACGTGCGCTCGACGCGCAGGCGCGGGCTTCGGTGAGGCTTGACGCCGACTGGCCTGCGCATTCCCACATACGCGGCTTCAGCACCCTTCGGCGCGGCTTGAACGTCGGTGTATCCAAGCCGCCGTTCGATGACTTCAACCTCGGCGCGCACTGCGGCGATGAGCCGCAGGCGGTCGCCACCAATCGCGCCGCGCTGGGCTGGGCGGGCGCCTTGCCCTCCGCACCCTGCTGGCTGCGCCAGGTGCACGGCACCCGGGTCTGGCGCTTCGACGCGCCGAGTGCGGTCGAGATCGAAGCCGATGCCTCGGTCACTTCGACGCCCGGCGTGGTCTTGGCCGTGCTGACCGCCGACTGCCTGCCGGTGCTGTTCGCCGCGCGCGATGGCAGCGAAGTCGGCGCGGCGCACGCGGGCTGGCGCGGGCTGTGCGCGGGCGTGCTGGAGAACACCGTGGCGGCGATGCGCAGCGCGCCGAGCGATCTCATCGCCTGGCTCGGCCCCGCTGCGGGGCCGCAGGCCTACGAAGTGGGCGAGGAAGTGCGTGCGGCCTTCGTTGGGCGTGATATGGCGGCGGCCAGCGCCTTCGTCGCGACCCGAGCGGGCCGTTGGCTCTGCGATCTCTATGCGCTGGCGCGGCTGCGGCTCGCTGCGGTGGGCGTGCAGGCCGTACACGGGGGCGGGCGCTGCACCATCAGCGAACCCGCAGCCTTCTTCTCGCACCGGCGCGACGGCCGCAGCGGGCGCATGGCCAGCCTGGTGTGGATCGAGCCTACCTAGGCGGCGAGCCCTCAATCCGTGCGCGCTTGGTGCGTCGTCGACCTCAGCTCAAAGCGCACCACGGGCGAACCCAACGAAGGCGCGTGACGCCGCAGCTTCAACGCGCGGAGTGCCTCGATTCGCATGGGGTGGGCCCGCGCCCACTCTGGCCTCGAACCTGCGCCGACCACCGCGCGACCCCGATCCGCCTCAGCGCTCGAACCGCCCCTCGCGCAGAAACTGTGCTGCCTGCCGCGCGACCTCCTGCGAGTAGATCAGCCCGGTGTGGCTGGTGCGCACTACGACATGATCGACCAAGCCTGGCGGCCGCGTTTCGGCCACGGTGACCGTGCCGTCGTGCGCCCCTTCAAAGCGGCCGAACCAATGGCCGAGGCCCAGCGGCAGCGTGCCGGCGATCACCCCAACCTCGAAGCCTTCGGGCAGCGGCAGCACGCCTTCGCGCAGCAGGTGCACGGCCTTGCCCAGCACGCGCCCCAGCGGTCCGCGCGCGGCCACTCCCGCGGCCGTGCTGCTGCCGGTCAGGGGTGAGCCGAGGCAGAGGATCCGCCCGATCGGCAGCTCCGGATGCGCGCGCGCGCACTCGACGGACAGCAGCCCACCCATGCTGTGCCCGATCAGGTGGATCGGACCTTCGCCCGGCCAGTCGCGGAGGCGACGCTGCAGGCGCGAGAGATGCTCGTGCGGGCTGGCCAACACCGAGCGGTAGTCGAAATACTCGGCCTCGAAGCCCGCCGCGCGCAGGCGCGCGCGCAGCGGCAGCAGGGTCAGCCCACGCAGCCAGAGCCCGTGCAGCAGCAGCACACGCGGGCGCGGCGACTCCGTCACCGCCGCTCAGCCCTGCGGAAGATCGACTTTGACCGACAGCTCCTTGAGCTGTGCGGCCGGAATCGACGAAGGCGCCGAGGTCAGCAAACACTGCGCGCTCGCGGTTTTCGGGAATGCGATCACGTCGCGGATCGACTCGGTGCCGGCGATCAGCGCGGCGATGCGGTCGATGCCGAAGGCGATGCCGCCGTGCGGCGGCGCGCCGTGGTTCAGCGCCTCCAGCAGGAAGCCGAACTTGAGCTGGGCCTCTTCGGCCTCGATGCCGAGCAGCTCGAACACGGCCGCCTGCATATCGGTGCGGTGGATGCGGATCGAACCGCCGCCGATCTCGTTGCCGTTCAGCACCATGTCGTAGCCGCGGCTGACCGCGATCTTCGCGTTCGCGCGCAGGTCGGCGATGTCGTCGACGGCAGGCGCGGTGAAGGGGTGGTGCAGGGCGACGTAGCGGCCGCTTTCTTCGTCCCACTCGAACATCGGGAAGTCGGTGACCCACAGCGGCTTCCAGGCGTTATCGACGCGGCCGAGGTCGCGGCCGAGCTTGAGACGCAGGGCGCCCATGAAGTCGCTGACGACCTTGTAGGTGCCGGCGCCGAAGAACAGCAGGTCGCCGTTCTCCGCATTCGCGAGCTTGAGGATCGCGGCGATGGCCTCATCAGAGAGGAACTTCGCGATCGGCGAGTTGATGCCTTCGCGGCCCTTGGCGATGTCGTCGACGCGCATCCAGGCCAGGCCCTTGGCGCCGTAGCGCGCGACGAAGGCCGCGTAGTCGTCGATCTGCTTGCGCGAGAGCTGCGCCTGCGGCGCGCGCAGCGCGACCACGCGGCCGTCGGCGTGCTCGGCCCATTCGGCGAAGACCTTGAACTCGCAGCCGCGCACGGCCTCGGCGATGTCGACCAGCTCAAGGTCGATGCGCAGGTCGGGCTTGTCCGAGCCGTAGCGGCGCATGGCCTCGGCATAGGTCATGCGCGGGAAGGGATTGGCCAGCTCGATGCCGTCGACCTCGCGCAGCACACGGCGGATCATGTCCTCGACGAAGTCCTGCACGTCGCGCTCGCGGACGAAGGCGAACTCCATGTCGAGCTGGGTGAACTCCGGCTGGCGGTCGGCGCGCAGGTCCTCGTCGCGGAAGCAGCGGGCGATCTGATAGTAGCGATCGAAGCCGGCCATCATCAGCAGCTGCTTGAACAGCTGCGGCGACTGCGGCAGGGCGAAGAACTGGCCGCCGTGCACGCGCGAGGGCACCAGGTAGTCGCGCGCGCCTTCGGGCGTGGCCTTGGTCAGGATTGGCGTCTCGATATCCTGGAAACCGGCGGCGTCCAGATGCCGGCGCAGGGCCTGCACCAGCTTGATGCGGGTGCGCATCATGCGCTGCATCTCGGGGCGGCGCAGGTCGAGGTGGCGGTACTTCAGGCGCGAATCCTCGCCCGGGTTCTCGTGGCCGTAGAAGGGCAGCTTGCCGGCCTTGTTCAAGATCTCGATTTCGCTGGCGACGATCTCGACGCGGCCCGAGCGGATGCGCTCGTTGACGCTGTGGCGCGCACGCACGGTGCCGACCACGCGCAGCACGTCCTCATAGCCCAGGCTGGCCGCGACCTCGAACAGGGCGGCCTGGTCGGGCTCGACCACCACCTGCACCACGCCCTCGTGGTCGCGCAGGTCGATGAAGCAGACGCCGCCGAGGTTGCGGGCGACATCGGTCCAGCCGCAGAGGGTGACGCTCTGGCCGAGCAGGGCCTCGTCGACGAGACCGCAGAAGTGGGTACGCATGGCAGCTCCGGGGCGCCGCGCTTGGCGCGGACGCGATCAGCTTGGGAAAGGGAGGAGGCGCGGCGGCCGGCTCAGGGCCGGTCGCGCGGGCCGCATAGCGTAGGCCCGCGGACCGCCTGCGGCAATGCGGCATCCGGGCTATTCTCGCCGGCTTTCGCGAAAGCACCGGACCCTGTCGTCGCATGAGCACCCCCCAGCTGGACGCCGCCATGAACCTCCA contains the following coding sequences:
- a CDS encoding cellulose binding domain-containing protein encodes the protein MLLHSLTAALRLAIGTGLLACTLTAPALAARQAEYLDRGVVALPSGNGIFVSWRLLGDDPSAIGFNVYRNGTRLNGSPITASTSFFDAAGSTSAAYTVRPVVNGVERAANPAKPTWSNPYWTINLSRPAAGTTPSGEAYTYSPNDLSVGDLDGDGQYEVVVKWDPSNAKDNSQSGYTGNVFVDAYRMNGTRLWRIDLGRNIRAGAHYTQFIVYDLDGDGKAEVAMKTAPGTRDGVGTVLGGSNANADYRNSGGYVLTGPEYLTIFSGQTGAALSTVDYVPARGTVSSWGDSYGNRVDRFLAGVAYLDGARPSLIMARGYYTRAVVAAWDWRGGSLSRRWTFDSNASGNGAAAGQGAHSLSIADVDQDGRDEIVYGSATLNDNGSLMYSTRLGHGDALHVGDFQPGRPGLEVFMIHESPASYGNNGVQMHDARTGQILWGFQGGGDIGRGVIMDIDPRHPGAESWASVGGINSPTGLAISATKPASTNFAVWWDGDLLREQLNNTMIDKWDHSSSRSARLLSAHDSGAASNNSTKATPGLSADLLGDWREEVIWRHSNNTQLLVFSTTAPTGHRLRTLMHDLQYRVAIAWQNVGYNQPPHPSFFLGDGMTPPPAPALSFVGANPNAGPGSGSSSSASSSSASSSSSSSLSSSSSSSSSNSSSSNSSSSSSSSSSSSSSSSSSSSSSSSAPAASCSYVITNNWGAGFTGAIRITNRSTRAISGWSVSWTYAGTTRLSGAWNANLSGSNPYSASNLSWNASIQPGQTVEFGFQGTHGAAEIPVVRGSVCG
- a CDS encoding outer membrane protein assembly factor BamD — encoded protein: MTLTAGLPRLLLLSLLALMLSACGRFGKDDPLETLPVEGLYAEAKSALERGNLPKAERYYKRLIARFPFGPYTEQSQIELAYVYYRNSQSEEATSAVGRFIRTYPTHPHIEYAYYLRGLINFDRERSVFSRIGGLDMTRRDQGAPRQAFNDFAELIQRYPNGRYAADARQRMIFLRNQLARYEINVATYYLKRRAYVGAINRAQFILENYPQSEFSGDAVAVLAESYRQLGQTTLEADARRVLELNHPNHAYFEGGWPREQAKWKQLIPFMGETRG
- the rluD gene encoding 23S rRNA pseudouridine(1911/1915/1917) synthase RluD; the encoded protein is MNPSGTPADDASIEVRELTLAVGSAGLRFDQALAEALPEFSRSRLAAWIKAGDALIEGRTAKPKEPVNGGERVRLTVRLETVEHAAPQDIALDILYQDADLLVVNKPAGLVVHPGAGNPAGTLVNALLHFDERLSALPRAGIIHRLDKETSGALVIARTPQAHAGLVEQLAAREVHRQYECVVYGVLVAGGTVDAPLDRHPVDRLRRAVVEDGKPAITHYRVRQRFRAHTHLQVNLETGRTHQIRVHMAHLRHPLLGDPLYGGGLKLPKAAAPEFVEALRAFKRQALHAERIAFAHPRSGETVDVEAPRPTDLQALLDALAVDLAEASLKR
- the pgeF gene encoding peptidoglycan editing factor PgeF — translated: MRWRSIWPKLRSSAEAAVIDPRIRQPLERALDAQARASVRLDADWPAHSHIRGFSTLRRGLNVGVSKPPFDDFNLGAHCGDEPQAVATNRAALGWAGALPSAPCWLRQVHGTRVWRFDAPSAVEIEADASVTSTPGVVLAVLTADCLPVLFAARDGSEVGAAHAGWRGLCAGVLENTVAAMRSAPSDLIAWLGPAAGPQAYEVGEEVRAAFVGRDMAAASAFVATRAGRWLCDLYALARLRLAAVGVQAVHGGGRCTISEPAAFFSHRRDGRSGRMASLVWIEPT
- a CDS encoding alpha/beta hydrolase; this encodes MLLLHGLWLRGLTLLPLRARLRAAGFEAEYFDYRSVLASPHEHLSRLQRRLRDWPGEGPIHLIGHSMGGLLSVECARAHPELPIGRILCLGSPLTGSSTAAGVAARGPLGRVLGKAVHLLREGVLPLPEGFEVGVIAGTLPLGLGHWFGRFEGAHDGTVTVAETRPPGLVDHVVVRTSHTGLIYSQEVARQAAQFLREGRFER
- the aspS gene encoding aspartate--tRNA ligase, yielding MRTHFCGLVDEALLGQSVTLCGWTDVARNLGGVCFIDLRDHEGVVQVVVEPDQAALFEVAASLGYEDVLRVVGTVRARHSVNERIRSGRVEIVASEIEILNKAGKLPFYGHENPGEDSRLKYRHLDLRRPEMQRMMRTRIKLVQALRRHLDAAGFQDIETPILTKATPEGARDYLVPSRVHGGQFFALPQSPQLFKQLLMMAGFDRYYQIARCFRDEDLRADRQPEFTQLDMEFAFVRERDVQDFVEDMIRRVLREVDGIELANPFPRMTYAEAMRRYGSDKPDLRIDLELVDIAEAVRGCEFKVFAEWAEHADGRVVALRAPQAQLSRKQIDDYAAFVARYGAKGLAWMRVDDIAKGREGINSPIAKFLSDEAIAAILKLANAENGDLLFFGAGTYKVVSDFMGALRLKLGRDLGRVDNAWKPLWVTDFPMFEWDEESGRYVALHHPFTAPAVDDIADLRANAKIAVSRGYDMVLNGNEIGGGSIRIHRTDMQAAVFELLGIEAEEAQLKFGFLLEALNHGAPPHGGIAFGIDRIAALIAGTESIRDVIAFPKTASAQCLLTSAPSSIPAAQLKELSVKVDLPQG